A segment of the Pedobacter faecalis genome:
ATCGGGACCGCATCGCTCAGGTGCTCCAATCACTCGGCATGGCCGATAAAAGCAAAAGCTACCCCAGCGAACTAAGTCAGGGTCAGTTACAGCGTGTATCTATAGCCAGGGCAGTGATCAATAAACCGGCCCTCCTGGTGGCCGATGAGCCTACCTCCAGTTTGGACGACAAGAATGCCATTGCGGTCCTGCAACTGCTGCAGACGCAGTCGGAACTGAACCAGGCTACCCTGGTGGTGGCTACGCACGACAAACGGGTTAAAGAGGCCTTCACCAATACCTACGAATTATGATGAGTCCTTTAAAGATCAGCTGGAAGAGCCTTTGGTCGAAGCCCCTGAACGCGGGCCTTAATATTTTGCTTATTGCTTTTGGCACCGCCATACTGACCATACTGTTACTTGCTTCCTCGCAGGTCAGCGAAAAGCTGGAGAACAATGCTAAGGATATCGACCTGGTGGTTGGCGCCAAGGGCAGTCCTCTGCAGCTTGTACTGAGCAGTATTTATTATATTGATTTTCCCACGGGCAACATTCCGCTTAAGGAGGCCCGGACCCTGATGAGCAGTCCATTTGTTAAGATGGCCGTGCCGCTTGCGTTGGGCGATAATTACAACGGCTTGCGTATTGTGGGTACCGACAGCAACTTTGTAAAGCTGTACAAACTGAACACCAGTGAGGGTAAGATGTGGGCTGGGGATTTCGAGGCAACGATAGGTGCCGACGTGGCCAAAACGCAGAACCTTAAGATTGGCGATAGCTTTAATGGTGCGCATGGCCTGAGCGGAAGCCGGGATGTGCACGAGCATCATCCCTATAAAGTGGTGGGCATACTCGCCCCGCAGGGCAATGTAACGGACAACCTGATCCTGACGAACATCAGCAGTGTATGGAAAATGCACGATGAGGAACACGAACATCATGAGCACGATCATGATGAGGATAAGGAGCTGACCTCGATACTGATCCAGTACCGTTCACCGATGTCGGTGGCCATCTTCCCGCGTATGGTAAACGAAACCACCAATATGCAGGCCGCCTCCCCTGCGCAGGAAAGCACCCGCTTGTTCTCACTCATCGGTGTTGGGGTAGATACGCTCCAGTGGTTCGCCGTACTTATTATGCTTATCGCAGCCATCAGCGTATTTGTAAACCTGTACAATTCGTTAAAGGAACGTAGCTACGACCTGGCCATCATGCGCACGCTGGGTGCATCACGGACCAAATTGTTTGTAATTGTTATCGCCGAAGGCATCATGCTCACGCTGGCCGGAACGCTTATCGGACTGGCGCTGGGGCATTTCGCCCTGGAACTTATAGGTAG
Coding sequences within it:
- a CDS encoding ABC transporter permease, producing MSPLKISWKSLWSKPLNAGLNILLIAFGTAILTILLLASSQVSEKLENNAKDIDLVVGAKGSPLQLVLSSIYYIDFPTGNIPLKEARTLMSSPFVKMAVPLALGDNYNGLRIVGTDSNFVKLYKLNTSEGKMWAGDFEATIGADVAKTQNLKIGDSFNGAHGLSGSRDVHEHHPYKVVGILAPQGNVTDNLILTNISSVWKMHDEEHEHHEHDHDEDKELTSILIQYRSPMSVAIFPRMVNETTNMQAASPAQESTRLFSLIGVGVDTLQWFAVLIMLIAAISVFVNLYNSLKERSYDLAIMRTLGASRTKLFVIVIAEGIMLTLAGTLIGLALGHFALELIGSYQESGQARLSGMVLLSDEIYLFAAGLSIGIFASIIPAIQAYRSDISRILSKN